CGAAACCACCCATACCCATGCTCCATTGGCCTGGTTCTGTAAGCATTTCTTTGAAGTCTTTACCCACACCCATTTCAGCAACTCCCCTGCTCCATCCGCTGCGGCTGGCACCACCCTGGTAGCCGAAGCCACGGATGTAATCACGTTTGTCACCATTAAGGTTACGGTAACGGGGAACATAGATGCCGTTCGGACGGCGGCCGTAGAAGTATTTATCATCATAACCTTCCGCAATACCGGAGGCGCCTGTGCGGAAATGGTGGTCCATCAGGTATTTACCCAGTACGCCACTATCATTACCCAGGCCATTCGGGAAACGGCTGGAAATAGAGTTCATTAATACGAAAGTGGACCCCAGTGTGGAACCATTTACGAAAATGATCTTCGCATAGTATTCCACCATCTCCTTGGTGTGTTTGTCGATCACCTTTACTCCGGTTGCTTTGCCGGCTTTCTCATCATAGATAATAGAGTTTACGATGGAATCCGGGCGCAGTGTGAGATTGCCTGTTGCATTAGCTGCAGGCAGTGTGGAAGATTGCGTGCTGAAGTATCCGCCGAACGGACAGCCCCTGCTGCAAAGATTCCTGAACTGGCATTTGGTACGGCCGGGCAGCGCTTCAGTAATATTGGCCACGCGGCCCATGGTGATCCTGCGGTTTTTAAACGCAGCTTCCACTTTGGCTTTCACATCCTTTTCCACACAGTTCATAGGCATAACCGGCTGGAACTGGCCATCGGGCAGTTGTGGCAAACCTTCTGCCTGACCGCTAATGCCTGCGAAGCGTTCAACATAATCGTACCAGGGAGCAATGTCTTTATAACGGATAGGCCAGTCTACAGCAATACCATCTTTCAGGTTTGCTTCAAAATCAATATCACTCAGGCGGTAGCTCTGGCGGCCCCACATGATGGATTTACCACCCACGATATCAGGGCGGTACCAGTCGAAGCGTTTGTCTTCTTTATAAGGACTTTCGCTATCGTTGATCCAGTATTTTTCGTTGTGTTCGCTGTAAGGGTAGTCACGGCTCAGTTTCTCGTGGGTTTTCTTTTGCTCTTGTGTGATCTTTCCGCGGTGTTCGAATTCCCATGGATTTTTGGTTGCTGTTTCATATTTGCCGTGTTCGAGGTTCTTACCCCGGTCCAGCATTAAAACTTTCAATCCTTTTTCAGTGAGCTCTTTTGCAGCCCATCCGCCACTTACGCCGGAGCCAATTACGATGGCATCAAACGTATGCTGGTCCTGTGCTTTTATGTTCAGGTTCATTACGGTAATTGTTAGAAGAAATTAGAAAAATTATGCCCAGGCCTTGTCACCTTTCTTATAAGGCACACAAGCATCGTACCTCCCGGGAACGGCTACATAACGCAGTGCTTTGGTAGCACCTGGTTCAGACGTAAAGTACCCCAGCAGCGTAAGCTCCTTCATGTACTGGAAGTAATGAACAGGGTCATCCTTCTTTTTGTCTTTGCGTTTGTTGTATTCCACTCTTTCCTTATCGATGGCGGTTAAAAGCTCAGTACGTTGTTCAGGAGTGATGTCCATGAAAGATTTAGAGAATTGCTTTTTGCTTTCCTCATTTACTTTGTTCAGGCCATCCGTGAATTCTTTCTGTGCTTTTTCGTCATAGCAGTCACCTACCATTACGAGGATAAAGTCTTCCACTTTTGCGGCTTTGGCACCGGGGGTAGAAGTTTCGGGAATAATTGTTTCGGCAATCTCTGCCAGCAAGGCCTTGGTTTCCGGCGTTTGCAGGGTATAATTTTTGGGCCCGGAGCTGGTGCACCCCTCCAGAGCCGCTAACGTGGAAGCAGAAAGTGCTGTTCCCATGAGGATAGCAACATTCCTGATAGCATCTCTTCTGTTCATGATAGTAAATTGATTTGACCTTTATGACCGTCCGGTAAGTTTCGAAAAAAAATCGAGATTCCAAAATAAAATGGAGGCTCCGGGAACAATAGTGTGTAATTTTAACACAAAGAGGAGAAAATGAGAAGTTTCGGGGCAGTTTCCGTCAGATTTTGCCTGGTAATTCCGGTGCTGTCCCGGGGTTGCTCCGGGGATGGCCCATGGTTGGCCCATGGTTGAGCCATAGATGCCTTAAAAATCGCGTACAATTTACACCTCATAAAAAAAGGGCTGTATCAAACGATACAGCCTTTTTTTTATTAGTTTTTTTTAATTACCCGAAGCAGTTTTCGTTTGTGCCAGGGATTCAGTGCTGGCCTGGGTATTGGTATGTACATATTTACCCTGGCTGTTCACCAGTATCACCGGCAGTTTCCGGTTCTTCTCAAAATAGTCATACGCAGCTTTCAGGTTCAGCCAGAATTTCTGTGCATCATTATCCGTGAGGGAAATGCTGCCCAGGTAGTCCATAGACCGTGAGTTGCCGAAACGCACGGGGAACACATGTACAGGAATGAAATCCTGTCCGTTGTTCTTGGCGTTCACGGCCATGATATATACTTCTTCAATAAATTCGTCAGTTAAAGGAATACATCCGATAGTAAGGCAGTTACCATGGATGTAGATATCTCCACCGGGCTTTTTAGGATCACTGAGGATCCTGTCTGAGTAATTGGGATAGTTGATACCTAAAGAGAGGTGAAAGCTGCTGTTGGGGTTAAAATCGTTGATGTAATAGAACCCTTCCGGCACCTGGCGGTCTCCTTCCTTACGTTTAGGCCCCATTTTACCGGAGAGCGTACAAACGCGGTAAGTTTTGAGCAGGCTGAAAGTATCTGTTACATTGTTCCTTACCCAGATCTCCAGTTCACTATCCAGCTTAAAGGAGCGGATGTAGATCTGTTTGGCCGGGTAACTCAGGCCTTTTTTAGCGAATTCCTTTTTAATGGATTCCTCCTTCTCACGGAATGCCTCCCCTACCCTCGGGAATAATTTCTGATTCTCGAGGAACGATTGTTGCGCCTGTACATTCGCAGCGCCCATCAGGATAATAATGCCAAATAAAATACGCTTCATATGTTTTAAGCTTTCCCAGGTCCTAGGCCAGGTAATAATACGCCAGGTAGAACAGTACAAATGCAAAAATAATATATATTATTGAACCAACCTTGCGGTTTGCAAAACGGAGTACGTAATGCCGTTGGCCCGCGAAGATCAGATAAGCGGTTAAAAGTTGTAAAAGTCCCGCTAAAATGAACAAATACCCGAATAAATCTCTTAAATCCATAGATATAAACGTCAAAATTAATGATTTAGTGGCTAAAGTACTGTTAAAAACATAAAAAAAGGGGCCACCCGTTTAAGGTGGCCCCGGCCGAGATTGATATTGTTGTAACCCTGAAAATTATAAGTTGCCTCTCAGTTCCTGTTCTCTTTCAATAGATTCAAACAGCGCTTTGAAATTGCCTTTTCCGAAGGATTTAGCACCTTTCCGCTGAATGATCTCGAAGAACACGGTAGGCCTGTCCTGCAATGGTTTGGTAAAGATCTGCAGCAGGTAACCTTCATCATCCCGGTCTACCAGGATGCCCAGGTCCTGCAGCGGTTGCAGGTCTTCATCGATCTTACCTACCCTTTGCAGTAAGGTTTCATAATAAGATGAAGGAACGGTCAGGAATTCTATTCCCCTTTTTTGCAGTTCGCTTACTGTATGCACGATGTCATTCGTGGCAATGGCTACGTGCTGCACACCGGGGCCGCCATAGAAATCCAGGTATTCTTCGATCTGTGATTTTTTCTTTCCTTCAGCCGGCTCATTGATGGGGAATTTGATACGGCCGTTGCCGTTGCTCATCACCTTACTCATCAGTGCGGAATATTCCGTGGAGATATCCTTATCGTCAAAGGATACGAGGTTATGGAAACCCATGGTTTTGGCATAGAAATCCACCCAGGTGTTCATTTCATTCCATCCCACATTGCCTACGCAATGGTCCACGTATTCCAGGCCTGTTGGTAAAGGCTGATACGAACTCTGCCATGGCCTGAAACCGGGCAGGAAGGTACCATGGTAGTTCTTACGTTCTATAAAGAGGTGAACGGTTTCTCCATAGGTATGAATACCGCTGCGCACCACTTCTCCAAATTCATCTTTCTCTACTACCGGCTCCAGGTAAGGTTTTGCACCACGTTTTACGGTTTCTTCAAAAGCAGCGCGTGCATCATCTACCCAGATGGCCAGTACTTTTACACCATCCCCATGTTCATCCACATGACGGGAAATTTCTGTTCCCTGACGTAATGAAGTAGTGAGTACAAAACGAAGTTTGTTTTGCACCAGCACATAAGAAACACGGTCTTTCACGCCGGTTTCCGGGCCTGCGTAGGCCAGTGACTGAAAGCCAAAAGCTGTTTTATAAAAATGAGCTGCCTGTTTTGCATTGCCTACATAAAACTCCACGTAATCGGTTCCGTTGAGCGGTAGGAAATCTTCTTGGTTTTGAGCCTGTTTAGGAGATACTACTGCAGTGTTCATAATAAAAAGGATTGTTTTGGTGTATGTATTTATACTAAGGTTAAAGCATTTAAGTGCTTGTTGATAAAATCTATTTCTTCCGGTGCCAGTTTGATATCGATGGCCTTTGCATTCTGAACGGCCTGGCCTGCATCCCTTGCACCTACCAGTGCAACGGTGATACCGGGGCGCTCAATCGTCCAGCGGATCACTAACTGTGCCAGCGTGGCATTCTTTGTTTCCGCCAGCGGTTTGATCAATCCCAGGAATGCATTGATCCGCGCAATGTTATCCGGCTGATAGAATTTAGTGCCGGGGCGGTGATCTCCTTCTCCAAACTGATGACCAGGTTTGATCTTGCCGGTTAAGATGCCGCGTTGTAAAGGGCTGTAGGCGAGTATACCTTTTTTATTTTCTATGCAATAAGGCACCAGCTCTTTTTCTACGGTACGCTCTACCATACTGAAAGGCACCTGGTTGGAAGCGAGGGAAAGCACGCTCTCTGCCCGTTTCATCTGTTCCACATTGTAATTGCATACACCTGCAGCACGGATCTTTCCCTGCTCCTGCAAGCGTAATACCGCTTCAAATGTTTCTTCGATCGGTGTTGTTTCATCTGCCCAGTGGATCTGGTACAGATCGATATAGTCTGTACGAAGGCGGCGGAGACTGTCCTCACATTCTTTGATCACATTCTCTTTACCGGCATACTTATAGATATCGATGTCTTTGTTGCTGTTATCCTTACTTTTAAAGTAGAACTGCCCTTTGGTGCCTTCCCAGGTGAGCCCGAATTTGGTCAGGATCTGTACTTTATCCCTGGCGATGCCTTCCAATGCTTCTCCCACGATCTCTTCACTGGTACCCATACCGTAGATAGGAGCCGTATCAATAGAAGTAACGCCCTGGTCGATAGAAGCCCTGATGGCTTCCCTGGCGTCCTTGCGTTCTGAGCCGCCCCACATCCATCCTCCAATAGCCCATGCGCCAAAAGTGATGGCGGAAACCTGGAGATCGCTTTGTCCGAGTTGTCTGTATTCCATGCTTAGATTTTTATTTTATTCTGCCCAGCTCATTACGTATTGCTGGTCTTCAATGCCGAGTGCTTCTTTTGTGATCTGTAAAGGATGAAAAGTATCTACCATTACCGCCAGTTCTTTTGTTTCCTTTGCGCCGATACTTTTTTCCACGGCACCAGGATGCGGGCCATGCGGGATACCTGCAGGGTGAAGGGTGATCATACCGCGGGTAACATGTTTACGGCTCATAAAATCCCCGTCTACATAATACAATACTTCATCACTGTCTATATTGCTGTGATTATAAGGAGCCGGAACAGCCAGCGGATGATAATCAAATAAACGCGGGCAGAAGGAGCATACCACAAAGTTATTCCCTTCAAAGGTCTGATGCACCGGCGGCGGCTGATGCACGCGCCCTGTGATCGGTTCAAAATCGTGAATGGAAAAAGCATAAGGGTATTCACATCCATCCCATCCTACCACATCAAAAGGATGATGCCCGTAATGGATGGGATACATGATGCCTTTCTTTTTAATGAGGATGGTGAAATCTCCTGCCTGATCTATTGTTTCCAGGTGTTGCGGCTGGCGGATATCCCGTTCGCAGAAAGGTGCGTTTTCCAGCAGCTGACCGTAGTGGCTGAGGTAACGTTTGGGGAAACGGATAGGACTAAAAGATTCCACAATGAACAAACGGTTATCTGTATTGAAGAATTCCAGCTGATAGATAGTACCGCGTGGTATTACCAGATAATCCCCATATCCGAACTCCAGCATGCCATATTGGGAATGCAGGATACCGCTGCCTTCATGAACGAACAGCAGTTCATCCGCATCTGCATTTTTATAGAAGTAATCTTTGGTGCTGTGCTGTGGTGCAGCGAGTGAAATATGTACATCACTATTCACCAGTACCGGCTTGCGGCTTTTCAGGTAATCACTTTCCGGTTGTATGTTAAAGCCCTGGAAACTGCGGTGTTTCAGCATTTTCTCTTCCGCTACATGCGGCATCACACTGTAAGGCTCATCCACCTTTACAATCTCCGTTGGCGGGTGGCAATGATACAACAGGGAATAGTGGGAAGAAAAACCTTCCGTGGAAAAAAGCTGCTCGGAATACAATTTGCCATCCGGTTTACGGAACTGTGTATGCCGCTTATGCGGGATCTGCCCAAGCTTGTGGTACTGTGGCATAATGGGTTTAATTAGCGTATTAACGATAAAGCCGGAACATCGGCAATACATTAATAACAGATTGAATTAAAAAAAGATGGAAAAAGAGAAGAGATTATAAGGACGAATCCATGGCAAGAGTAGCCATGAGATAGCAGTAACTGCTTTGTGTACTATATGATAGCATTGAATGCATGAGGCCTTAAAATTACAGTTATTTTTTATAAAACAAGGAAAAGTTTTAATTGGGCATCAGCGTAGCTTTAAAAGCCAATTTGTCACAATATTGTCTGAATATATTTACATTCCCATCAGTACAATTACCATAAAACACTCCATCATGGCTCATAAAGAGAAGAATCCCTCCTTTTTAGATATTTTCTAAATCTGATACAACCATTTGCATTTTCGGTTTAAATGCCACACCTTTGTAATGCAAAAGTCATAAAATAATAGTGTATTTATTCTCCTCACATATTATCCGTATCGCGCCACTCTCTTCGAGCGTGTACGGCACTATTATTACAACAACAACCACAACAACCCCATAGGGGGTTAATTATTACATATCGTCCATCGACCATTTAATGGTACACCCAGGCAGGGATGCCCTATTTCTATTCATCAATATACTTTTCATGCAAGTTTTAAAATTCGGAGGTACTTCCGTTGGAAGCACCCAGGCAATAGAGCAGGTTTGCAGCATTGTAGCTGCGTATAAGCGTAAGGGTAATATGGCGATTGTTGTTTCGGCGATGAGCGGTATAACGGATAAGCTTATTCAATGTGGCCAGCTGGCCGGTCAGGGGCAGGAACAATACAAAACCCTCCTGCAGGAAATTGAAGCCAAACACCTGGACACCATCCGTGGCTTATTCCCTATCACGGTACAAAGCGGCCTGCTTAGCCAGGTGAAGAAACAGCTCAATCAACTGGAATCTTTATGTGACGGTATCTTCCAGGTAGAAGAGCTCAGTAAACGCTCTTTGGATAAGATCATGAGTTTTGGAGAACTCCTCTCCTCCTGGCTCGTAGCAGAAAAACTCAAACACTCCGGGCTTTCCGCAACCTGGAAAGACAGTCGTGAACTGATTGCCACAGATGCGCAGTTCGGTCATGCGCTCGTTGATTTTGAGATCACCGATCACCAGATCACCAGTTATTTCCAGCATCAGCAATCTGAATACGTGGTATTGCCGGGATTCATTTCCGCTACTATCGATAAGGAAACCACTACCCTTGGGCGTGGTGGCTCCGACTACACCGCTGCTATTGTAGCCGCAGCCATGGATGCCAATGTACTGGAGATCTGGACAGATGTAAGCGGGATGATGACAGCCGATCCGCGCCTCGTGCCGCAAGCCATTGCCATTCCCCGCATCTCTTATGAGGAAGCCATGGAGCTGTCTCACTTCGGCGCCAAAGTGATCTACCCGCCCACCATTCAACCCGTAATGAACCGCCGCATTCCTATCTGGATCAAAAACACTTTCGCTCCAGATGATTACGGCACACTGATACAGGATAACGGCGAAAAAACCTTCCCGGTCACCGGCATCTCCGGCATCCAGAAGATTGCATTGCTCACTCTTGAAGGCAGCGGCATGGTAGGAATTCCCGGGTTCTCCAAAAGGCTCTTCGATGCCTTACTTAGAGAAAAGGTGAACGTGATCCTGATCACCCAAAGCTCATCGGAACACTCTATTACCGTGGGCATACACGAAAGTGATATGCTCAAAGCCAAGGCAGTGGTAGACAGTGAATTTGCACAGGAGATACACGACAAACGCATAGAGCCGCTGATCGTGGAAAAAGACCTTTGCATTGTGGCGGTAGTAGGTGATAATATGAAGAACCACCACGGCATGAGTGGAAAATTCTTCGGCGCACTGGGCCGTAACGCCATTAACGTGCGGGCCATTGCACAAGGTTCCACCGAAAAGAACATCTCCGCTGTGATCAATAAAAGCGATGTAAGGAAAGCCTTGAATGTGATGCACGAAGCCTTCTTTGAATCAGAAGCCAAACAGCTGAACGTTTTTGTGGCAGGCACAGGCAATGTAGGCGGTAAATTATTAGAGCAGTTGCAATTACAACAGCAATACCTGCTGGATGAGCTTGGCCTGCAGGTAAGGATCATCGCCATTTCCAACAGCCGGAAAATGCGCTTCTCTGAAAGCGGGCTCAACCTGCAGCAGTGGAAAGAAGAACTGGCTACCGGCGATAATATGGATCTCGCTCAATTTGCACAGAAGGTACAGGCCATGAACCTGCGCAACAGTGTTTTTGTGGATAATACCGCCAGCGATGAGGTAGCAGGGTTATACGCTACCTTCCTGCAGCATGGCATTTCCGTTGTAACCTGCAACAAGATAGCCTGCTCTGCTGACTACGCTAATTACAAAGGTCTGAAAGACCTTGCCCGTAAGTTCAATGCTTCCTTCCTGTTTGAAACAAATGTAGGAGCCGGCTTACCGGTGATCAATACCCTGAATGATATGGTGCGCAGCGGGGACAAGATACAAACCATACAGGCGGTGCTCAGCGGAAGCCTGAACTTCATCTTCAATCATTTTGTGAATGG
This DNA window, taken from Chitinophaga niabensis, encodes the following:
- a CDS encoding GMC family oxidoreductase is translated as MNLNIKAQDQHTFDAIVIGSGVSGGWAAKELTEKGLKVLMLDRGKNLEHGKYETATKNPWEFEHRGKITQEQKKTHEKLSRDYPYSEHNEKYWINDSESPYKEDKRFDWYRPDIVGGKSIMWGRQSYRLSDIDFEANLKDGIAVDWPIRYKDIAPWYDYVERFAGISGQAEGLPQLPDGQFQPVMPMNCVEKDVKAKVEAAFKNRRITMGRVANITEALPGRTKCQFRNLCSRGCPFGGYFSTQSSTLPAANATGNLTLRPDSIVNSIIYDEKAGKATGVKVIDKHTKEMVEYYAKIIFVNGSTLGSTFVLMNSISSRFPNGLGNDSGVLGKYLMDHHFRTGASGIAEGYDDKYFYGRRPNGIYVPRYRNLNGDKRDYIRGFGYQGGASRSGWSRGVAEMGVGKDFKEMLTEPGQWSMGMGGFGECLPYEDNYVALDNSVKDAWGQPVLRFNAEFKENEMKMRKDMMNDAAEMLEAAGMKNVKTYDNGSYPGMAIHEMGTARMGRDPKTSILNEWNQVHSVKNVFVTDGAAMTSASCVNPSLTYMALTARAADYAVKELKKGNL
- a CDS encoding gluconate 2-dehydrogenase subunit 3 family protein, translating into MNRRDAIRNVAILMGTALSASTLAALEGCTSSGPKNYTLQTPETKALLAEIAETIIPETSTPGAKAAKVEDFILVMVGDCYDEKAQKEFTDGLNKVNEESKKQFSKSFMDITPEQRTELLTAIDKERVEYNKRKDKKKDDPVHYFQYMKELTLLGYFTSEPGATKALRYVAVPGRYDACVPYKKGDKAWA
- a CDS encoding L,D-transpeptidase family protein — translated: MKRILFGIIILMGAANVQAQQSFLENQKLFPRVGEAFREKEESIKKEFAKKGLSYPAKQIYIRSFKLDSELEIWVRNNVTDTFSLLKTYRVCTLSGKMGPKRKEGDRQVPEGFYYINDFNPNSSFHLSLGINYPNYSDRILSDPKKPGGDIYIHGNCLTIGCIPLTDEFIEEVYIMAVNAKNNGQDFIPVHVFPVRFGNSRSMDYLGSISLTDNDAQKFWLNLKAAYDYFEKNRKLPVILVNSQGKYVHTNTQASTESLAQTKTASGN
- the hppD gene encoding 4-hydroxyphenylpyruvate dioxygenase: MNTAVVSPKQAQNQEDFLPLNGTDYVEFYVGNAKQAAHFYKTAFGFQSLAYAGPETGVKDRVSYVLVQNKLRFVLTTSLRQGTEISRHVDEHGDGVKVLAIWVDDARAAFEETVKRGAKPYLEPVVEKDEFGEVVRSGIHTYGETVHLFIERKNYHGTFLPGFRPWQSSYQPLPTGLEYVDHCVGNVGWNEMNTWVDFYAKTMGFHNLVSFDDKDISTEYSALMSKVMSNGNGRIKFPINEPAEGKKKSQIEEYLDFYGGPGVQHVAIATNDIVHTVSELQKRGIEFLTVPSSYYETLLQRVGKIDEDLQPLQDLGILVDRDDEGYLLQIFTKPLQDRPTVFFEIIQRKGAKSFGKGNFKALFESIEREQELRGNL
- a CDS encoding aldo/keto reductase, with translation MEYRQLGQSDLQVSAITFGAWAIGGWMWGGSERKDAREAIRASIDQGVTSIDTAPIYGMGTSEEIVGEALEGIARDKVQILTKFGLTWEGTKGQFYFKSKDNSNKDIDIYKYAGKENVIKECEDSLRRLRTDYIDLYQIHWADETTPIEETFEAVLRLQEQGKIRAAGVCNYNVEQMKRAESVLSLASNQVPFSMVERTVEKELVPYCIENKKGILAYSPLQRGILTGKIKPGHQFGEGDHRPGTKFYQPDNIARINAFLGLIKPLAETKNATLAQLVIRWTIERPGITVALVGARDAGQAVQNAKAIDIKLAPEEIDFINKHLNALTLV
- a CDS encoding homogentisate 1,2-dioxygenase, whose translation is MPQYHKLGQIPHKRHTQFRKPDGKLYSEQLFSTEGFSSHYSLLYHCHPPTEIVKVDEPYSVMPHVAEEKMLKHRSFQGFNIQPESDYLKSRKPVLVNSDVHISLAAPQHSTKDYFYKNADADELLFVHEGSGILHSQYGMLEFGYGDYLVIPRGTIYQLEFFNTDNRLFIVESFSPIRFPKRYLSHYGQLLENAPFCERDIRQPQHLETIDQAGDFTILIKKKGIMYPIHYGHHPFDVVGWDGCEYPYAFSIHDFEPITGRVHQPPPVHQTFEGNNFVVCSFCPRLFDYHPLAVPAPYNHSNIDSDEVLYYVDGDFMSRKHVTRGMITLHPAGIPHGPHPGAVEKSIGAKETKELAVMVDTFHPLQITKEALGIEDQQYVMSWAE
- the thrA gene encoding bifunctional aspartate kinase/homoserine dehydrogenase I, with amino-acid sequence MQVLKFGGTSVGSTQAIEQVCSIVAAYKRKGNMAIVVSAMSGITDKLIQCGQLAGQGQEQYKTLLQEIEAKHLDTIRGLFPITVQSGLLSQVKKQLNQLESLCDGIFQVEELSKRSLDKIMSFGELLSSWLVAEKLKHSGLSATWKDSRELIATDAQFGHALVDFEITDHQITSYFQHQQSEYVVLPGFISATIDKETTTLGRGGSDYTAAIVAAAMDANVLEIWTDVSGMMTADPRLVPQAIAIPRISYEEAMELSHFGAKVIYPPTIQPVMNRRIPIWIKNTFAPDDYGTLIQDNGEKTFPVTGISGIQKIALLTLEGSGMVGIPGFSKRLFDALLREKVNVILITQSSSEHSITVGIHESDMLKAKAVVDSEFAQEIHDKRIEPLIVEKDLCIVAVVGDNMKNHHGMSGKFFGALGRNAINVRAIAQGSTEKNISAVINKSDVRKALNVMHEAFFESEAKQLNVFVAGTGNVGGKLLEQLQLQQQYLLDELGLQVRIIAISNSRKMRFSESGLNLQQWKEELATGDNMDLAQFAQKVQAMNLRNSVFVDNTASDEVAGLYATFLQHGISVVTCNKIACSADYANYKGLKDLARKFNASFLFETNVGAGLPVINTLNDMVRSGDKIQTIQAVLSGSLNFIFNHFVNGANFREVVKAAQDEGYTEPDPRIDLSGKDVMRKILILARESGAVLEMEDIKNNSFLPDACLNAKDVPAFYEQLDVHAPHFQQLLQAAADKGERLKFVAQYNNGLASVGLQSIGPAHPLYHLEGKDNIVLFTTNRYSAQPLIVKGAGAGADVTASGIFADIIRTVR